A region of Longimicrobium sp. DNA encodes the following proteins:
- a CDS encoding type II toxin-antitoxin system HicA family toxin: protein MRIPRDLDGRALARALGRLGYEVTRQTGSHMRLTTSVGGTHHVTVPDHRPLRVGTLSAVLAAVGAHHGLDRESLQRTLFGD, encoded by the coding sequence GTGAGGATTCCCCGGGACCTCGACGGGCGGGCCCTGGCTCGGGCGCTCGGCCGGCTCGGCTACGAAGTCACGCGTCAGACCGGGAGCCACATGCGCCTGACCACCAGCGTCGGCGGGACTCACCACGTCACGGTGCCCGACCACCGGCCGTTGCGGGTGGGTACGCTGTCGGCCGTGCTCGCCGCCGTCGGCGCGCATCACGGACTGGATCGCGAATCGCTCCAGCGCACCCTCTTCGGCGACTGA
- a CDS encoding NAD(P)/FAD-dependent oxidoreductase — protein MLDVAIVGAGHNALIAAAYLARAGHSVEVFERAARPGGAVQTRDDIFPGCRIDVGSSAHILIHLTPILAELELERYGLRYVDCDPWAFYPLEDGRSIYFHRDVARTCESIAAISPRDGEAYPRFLDEWRPISLAVLRAFQDVPTPLKLGWTMATGGGFAKKKGAESAAMLQTILGSYRQLIDRTFRHPAVRAAIEWIAAQSGPPPLELGTAPLAGWQPLYHESGVKRAVGGSGALTTALVAAIEDHGGRVHTSTPVRRIVVEGGRAVGVEVADGAEPGLPLDSPAITGGRTRMVRARTVLAGCHAATTFLRLLADAPEAAAMRDQVANARIGNGFGMILRCVTSQLPAYAGWEGDPARGGDGAPGPMHQGLQLLCPPAPFLDAAYADYLRGEAARDPAVVAMTWTAVDPSLAPPGKHLLFAWAQWHPYALAGGRAWDDERGRAADDILRAVGRFAPNVPDCVEQVHIQTPLDLERELGLYNGNVMHLEMSLDQMFMFRPAAGLSGYRTTIPGLYLTGASTHPGGGVFGASGRTAARIVAKALK, from the coding sequence GTGCTTGACGTCGCCATCGTCGGGGCGGGGCACAACGCGCTGATCGCGGCGGCGTACCTGGCGCGCGCCGGGCACAGCGTGGAGGTGTTCGAGCGGGCGGCGCGGCCGGGCGGCGCGGTGCAGACGCGCGACGACATCTTCCCTGGGTGCCGCATCGACGTGGGGTCGTCCGCCCACATCCTGATCCACCTCACCCCCATCCTGGCCGAGCTGGAGCTGGAGCGCTACGGGCTCCGTTACGTGGACTGCGACCCGTGGGCCTTCTACCCGCTGGAGGACGGCCGCTCGATCTACTTCCACCGCGACGTCGCGCGCACCTGCGAGTCGATCGCCGCCATCTCGCCGCGGGACGGGGAGGCGTACCCGCGCTTCCTGGACGAATGGCGCCCCATCAGCCTCGCCGTGCTGCGCGCCTTCCAGGACGTGCCCACGCCGCTGAAGCTGGGCTGGACGATGGCGACCGGCGGCGGATTCGCGAAGAAAAAGGGTGCGGAAAGCGCCGCGATGCTCCAGACGATCCTGGGCTCGTACCGGCAGCTCATCGACCGCACCTTTCGCCATCCCGCCGTGCGCGCCGCCATCGAGTGGATCGCCGCGCAGAGCGGGCCTCCGCCGCTGGAGCTGGGCACCGCCCCCCTGGCCGGATGGCAGCCGCTCTACCATGAGAGCGGGGTGAAGCGCGCGGTCGGCGGCTCTGGCGCGCTCACCACCGCGCTCGTGGCGGCGATCGAGGACCACGGCGGGCGCGTCCACACATCGACGCCGGTGCGCCGCATCGTGGTGGAGGGCGGGCGAGCCGTGGGCGTTGAGGTCGCCGACGGCGCCGAGCCGGGCCTGCCGCTGGACTCCCCCGCCATCACCGGCGGCCGCACGCGGATGGTGCGCGCGCGGACGGTGCTCGCCGGCTGCCACGCCGCCACCACCTTCCTCCGGCTCCTGGCGGACGCCCCCGAAGCCGCCGCCATGCGCGACCAGGTGGCGAACGCGCGCATCGGCAACGGCTTCGGGATGATCCTGCGCTGCGTGACCAGCCAGCTTCCCGCCTACGCCGGCTGGGAGGGCGACCCCGCGCGCGGCGGCGACGGCGCGCCGGGCCCCATGCACCAGGGCCTGCAGCTCCTCTGCCCGCCCGCCCCCTTCCTCGACGCCGCCTACGCGGACTACCTGCGCGGCGAGGCCGCCCGCGACCCCGCCGTCGTGGCCATGACGTGGACGGCGGTCGATCCGTCGCTCGCGCCGCCGGGGAAGCACCTCCTCTTCGCGTGGGCGCAGTGGCACCCGTACGCCCTCGCCGGCGGGCGCGCCTGGGACGATGAGCGCGGGCGCGCGGCGGACGACATCCTGCGCGCGGTGGGCCGCTTCGCCCCCAACGTACCCGACTGCGTGGAGCAGGTGCACATCCAGACGCCGCTGGACCTGGAGCGCGAGCTCGGCCTGTACAACGGCAATGTGATGCACCTGGAGATGTCGCTGGACCAGATGTTCATGTTTCGCCCCGCGGCGGGCCTCTCCGGCTACCGCACCACCATCCCGGGCCTCTACCTTACCGGCGCCAGCACCCACCCCGGCGGCGGAGTCTTTGGCGCATCCGGCCGCACCGCCGCCCGCATCGTGGCGAAGGCGCTGAAGTAG
- a CDS encoding glucose 1-dehydrogenase yields MHRLQDKVALVTGAARGIGAAVAERFAAEGARVVLTDIRDEEGAATAARIGGEYLRLDVRREEDWDAAMAWTAERFGRLDVLVNNAGITGFEEGFVPHDPENATLEAWRAVHATNLDGVFLGCRAAIRLMRNGGGSIVNVASRSGLVGIPAAAAYASSKAAVRNHTRTVALYCAEQGLGIRCNAIFPAAILTAMWEPMLGDGPDRADRMAALVRDTPLRRFGTPEEVAHAAVYLASDESAYTTGAELVLDGGLLAGSAARPER; encoded by the coding sequence ATGCATCGACTACAGGACAAAGTGGCGCTGGTGACGGGCGCGGCGCGGGGGATCGGCGCGGCGGTGGCGGAGCGCTTCGCGGCGGAGGGCGCACGGGTCGTCCTCACCGACATCCGCGACGAGGAGGGGGCCGCGACGGCCGCGCGCATCGGCGGCGAGTACCTCCGCCTGGACGTGCGGCGCGAGGAGGACTGGGACGCGGCGATGGCGTGGACCGCGGAGCGCTTCGGCCGGCTGGACGTGCTGGTGAACAACGCCGGCATCACCGGCTTCGAAGAAGGATTCGTTCCGCACGACCCCGAGAACGCCACGCTGGAGGCCTGGCGCGCGGTCCACGCCACCAACCTGGACGGCGTCTTCCTGGGATGCCGCGCCGCCATCCGGCTGATGCGGAATGGTGGCGGCTCCATCGTCAACGTGGCGTCGCGATCGGGGCTGGTGGGGATCCCCGCGGCGGCGGCGTATGCCAGCAGCAAGGCCGCGGTGCGCAACCACACCCGCACGGTCGCCCTCTACTGCGCGGAGCAGGGGCTCGGCATCCGCTGCAACGCCATCTTCCCCGCCGCCATCCTTACCGCGATGTGGGAGCCGATGCTGGGCGATGGCCCCGACCGCGCCGACCGCATGGCCGCCCTGGTGCGCGACACCCCGCTCCGCCGCTTCGGAACGCCGGAGGAGGTCGCGCACGCCGCCGTCTACCTGGCGTCCGACGAGTCGGCCTACACCACGGGAGCCGAGCTGGTGCTGGACGGCGGCCTGCTCGCCGGCTCCGCGGCGCGACCCGAGCGTTGA
- a CDS encoding 3-oxoacyl-[acyl-carrier-protein] synthase III C-terminal domain-containing protein, with amino-acid sequence MIQPAIPFIPRSVRIAGAGAYVPSRVVETARMVEAIPGWSSEWIEEKTGMRERRFLWDVDVESGVAVAPPVVEGECRTNTDMCEVAVRRALEMADVDAKELDAVLLVTCTPDRLNFSYDAMELHRRLGCRVDTYALTVDDGCGGTPYIMDMAYRMIRSGAVSTIAVIGSACTSALIDRNVWSGEVNHTPGRKPLNASFGMYVFGDAAGAVILRADPDPKLGIVSSISGNDYQELVVRRAGGVHERLYGKSSPAEDAFVIDGQLVARSYRVFMKRCINDVLATHPELTDEVKRYYFHQPNKRLLDHFVADMGLPADRVACNVDRYGNTSAAGMLVLLAEDLEAGVVTLGSGDLVMIAAVGANVHYGAQLVRL; translated from the coding sequence ATGATCCAACCCGCCATCCCATTCATCCCCCGCAGCGTCCGGATCGCCGGCGCCGGAGCGTACGTGCCCTCGCGCGTGGTGGAGACCGCGCGCATGGTCGAGGCGATTCCCGGCTGGTCGTCCGAGTGGATCGAGGAGAAGACCGGGATGCGTGAGCGGCGCTTCCTGTGGGACGTGGACGTGGAGTCCGGCGTCGCCGTGGCGCCGCCGGTGGTGGAGGGCGAGTGCCGCACCAACACCGACATGTGCGAGGTGGCGGTTCGCCGCGCCCTCGAAATGGCCGACGTCGACGCCAAGGAGCTGGACGCCGTGCTGCTGGTGACCTGCACGCCGGACCGCCTCAACTTCAGCTACGACGCCATGGAGCTGCACCGGCGCCTCGGTTGCCGCGTGGACACCTACGCGCTGACGGTGGACGACGGGTGCGGCGGCACGCCCTACATCATGGACATGGCCTACCGCATGATCCGCAGCGGCGCCGTGAGCACGATTGCGGTGATCGGCTCGGCATGCACTTCGGCGCTGATCGACCGCAACGTGTGGAGCGGCGAGGTGAACCACACCCCCGGCCGCAAGCCGCTGAATGCCTCCTTCGGGATGTACGTCTTCGGCGACGCGGCGGGCGCCGTGATCCTGCGCGCGGACCCGGACCCGAAGCTGGGGATCGTCTCCTCGATCTCGGGGAACGACTACCAGGAGCTGGTGGTGCGGCGCGCGGGCGGCGTGCACGAGCGGCTGTACGGAAAGAGCTCGCCCGCCGAGGACGCCTTCGTGATCGACGGCCAGCTCGTGGCCCGCTCGTACCGCGTCTTCATGAAGCGGTGCATCAACGACGTCCTCGCCACCCATCCGGAGCTGACGGACGAGGTGAAGCGCTACTACTTCCACCAGCCCAACAAGCGCCTCCTCGACCACTTCGTCGCCGACATGGGCCTTCCCGCCGACCGGGTGGCCTGCAACGTCGACCGCTACGGCAACACCTCCGCCGCCGGCATGCTCGTCCTCCTCGCCGAGGACCTCGAAGCCGGCGTCGTCACCCTCGGCAGCGGCGACCTGGTGATGATCGCCGCCGTTGGCGCCAACGTGCACTACGGCGCGCAGTTGGTACGTCTGTAA
- the pckA gene encoding phosphoenolpyruvate carboxykinase (ATP): MPMATTLNPSSDAPAFGRESRHGLDNHGIRNPGTVFWNLTPTELVEHAIRRREGILVEGGPFNAVTKPHTGRSPNDKFVVRDENTEADVWWGKVNQPISPEHYAALREDVLGHLEGQDLFVRDMWAGADPEYRLAVRVITPNAWHNLFANNMFRRPDDAELDAMVPGFTILHAPEYEADPEKHGTRSTTFILVNFTAKEVMIGGTRYAGELKKSIFSILNYLLPKQGVLAMHCSANVGPDGDTALFFGLSGTGKTTLSADPERGLIGDDEHGWTDRGIFNFEGGCYAKAVKLSPEGEPEIYATTRMFGTVLENCIVDEKRRVDFDDISITENTRISYPLHYIANFVPEAQGGHPRNIVFLTADAYGVLPPISRLSAEQAMFYFLSGYTAKVAGTERGVKEPQPTFSACFGQVFLPLHPGVYADLLGQRIEEHGSRVWLVNTGWTGGPYGVGSRMKLSYTRAMVRAALAGELDDVETTESPFFRLQIPTSIPGVPADVLIPRDTWEDKDAFDKQARDLADKFIANFEQFADRVPEAVRTAGPKPA, encoded by the coding sequence ATGCCGATGGCCACGACGCTGAACCCTTCCTCGGACGCACCCGCGTTCGGGCGCGAAAGCCGGCATGGGCTGGACAACCATGGGATCCGGAACCCCGGAACCGTGTTCTGGAACCTGACCCCCACCGAGCTCGTGGAGCACGCCATCCGCCGGCGGGAGGGGATCCTGGTGGAGGGGGGGCCCTTCAACGCCGTCACCAAGCCGCACACCGGCCGCTCGCCCAACGACAAGTTCGTGGTGCGCGACGAAAACACCGAGGCGGACGTGTGGTGGGGGAAGGTGAACCAGCCCATCTCTCCGGAGCACTACGCGGCGCTGCGCGAGGACGTGCTCGGGCACCTGGAGGGGCAGGACCTCTTCGTGCGCGACATGTGGGCCGGCGCCGACCCGGAGTACCGGCTGGCGGTGCGGGTGATCACCCCCAACGCGTGGCACAACCTCTTCGCCAACAACATGTTCCGCCGTCCCGACGACGCGGAGCTGGACGCGATGGTCCCCGGCTTCACCATCCTGCACGCCCCCGAGTACGAGGCCGATCCCGAGAAGCACGGCACCCGCTCCACCACCTTCATCCTGGTCAACTTCACCGCGAAAGAGGTGATGATCGGGGGGACGCGCTACGCGGGCGAGCTCAAGAAGTCCATCTTCAGCATCCTCAACTACCTGCTCCCCAAGCAGGGCGTGCTGGCGATGCACTGCTCGGCCAACGTGGGGCCGGACGGCGACACGGCGCTCTTCTTCGGCCTGAGCGGCACCGGCAAGACCACGCTCTCGGCCGATCCGGAGCGCGGGCTGATCGGCGACGACGAGCACGGGTGGACGGACCGGGGGATCTTCAACTTCGAGGGCGGCTGCTACGCCAAGGCCGTGAAGCTCTCGCCCGAGGGCGAGCCTGAGATCTACGCCACCACGCGCATGTTCGGCACGGTGCTGGAGAACTGCATCGTGGACGAGAAGCGCCGCGTGGACTTCGACGACATCTCGATCACCGAGAACACGCGCATCTCGTACCCGCTGCACTACATCGCCAACTTCGTCCCCGAGGCGCAGGGCGGCCACCCGCGCAACATCGTCTTCCTGACGGCCGATGCGTACGGCGTGCTCCCCCCCATCTCGCGGCTCTCGGCGGAGCAGGCGATGTTCTACTTCCTCAGCGGCTACACGGCGAAGGTGGCCGGTACGGAGCGCGGGGTGAAGGAGCCGCAGCCCACTTTCTCGGCGTGCTTCGGCCAGGTCTTCCTGCCGCTGCACCCGGGCGTGTACGCGGACCTGCTGGGCCAGCGCATCGAGGAGCACGGCTCGCGCGTGTGGCTGGTGAACACGGGGTGGACGGGCGGGCCGTACGGCGTGGGCTCGAGGATGAAGCTCTCCTACACGCGCGCCATGGTGCGCGCCGCCCTCGCCGGCGAGCTGGACGACGTGGAGACCACCGAGTCCCCGTTCTTCCGCCTGCAGATCCCCACCTCGATCCCGGGCGTCCCCGCGGACGTCCTCATTCCGCGCGACACCTGGGAGGACAAGGACGCCTTCGACAAGCAGGCGCGCGACCTGGCGGACAAGTTCATCGCCAACTTCGAGCAGTTCGCCGACCGCGTCCCCGAGGCCGTGCGTACGGCGGGCCCGAAGCCGGCGTAA
- a CDS encoding TetR/AcrR family transcriptional regulator, with amino-acid sequence MPRITEERREDRREAIFQAAVECLAEHGCAGTNMRTIAEAVGLTKGGLYPYFDSKEAILLAIADRYLETQISILSPREGVSAQHQLIEFLESYKQSSQDPHDNAARRAVVDLWLSAGEIPAVRANIQGRHEAYLSALAALVQRGQDEGVFRQDIPPEHAAGLILAARDGMLFQSVKLGVPVPIPQLIDCLRRALVEYLTGVPGAGDAVLTEMAAA; translated from the coding sequence ATGCCGAGAATCACCGAGGAGCGCCGCGAAGACCGCCGGGAGGCCATCTTCCAGGCCGCCGTGGAGTGCCTGGCCGAGCACGGCTGCGCGGGCACAAACATGCGGACCATCGCCGAGGCGGTGGGGCTCACCAAGGGCGGGCTGTACCCGTATTTCGACAGCAAGGAAGCGATCCTCCTCGCCATCGCGGACCGCTACCTGGAGACGCAGATCTCCATCCTCTCCCCGCGCGAGGGGGTGAGCGCGCAGCACCAGCTCATCGAGTTCCTGGAGAGCTACAAGCAGTCGTCGCAGGACCCGCACGACAACGCCGCACGCCGCGCCGTCGTGGACCTGTGGCTCTCCGCGGGCGAGATCCCCGCGGTGCGCGCCAACATCCAGGGGCGCCACGAGGCGTACCTGTCCGCGCTCGCGGCGCTGGTGCAGCGGGGGCAGGACGAAGGCGTCTTCCGCCAGGACATCCCTCCCGAGCACGCTGCCGGGCTGATCCTGGCGGCGCGCGACGGGATGCTCTTCCAGTCCGTGAAGCTGGGCGTCCCCGTCCCCATCCCGCAGCTCATCGACTGCTTGCGCCGCGCCCTCGTCGAGTACCTGACCGGCGTCCCCGGCGCGGGCGACGCGGTGCTGACGGAGATGGCCGCCGCGTAG
- a CDS encoding amidohydrolase family protein has translation MIRATLALSLAAAVAAPLAAQQPRATNYPVRGTGTVVLHAARLIDGTGAAPISNAVVVVTNDRILAAGRRGSVPEPAGARVVELGDATLLPGFIDAHVHIMGRTLGDPAGDDAAVRDFPATAAILGVENARRTLMAGFTTVRNAGSDDFADVALRNAINQGVVVGPRILASGHAIGITGGHCDENGFRPGLLESDYRHGVANTPDEVAAAERYQAKYGADVIKICATGGVLSEGDAVGVQQLSDAELRAAVEEARLLERKVMAHAHGADGIRAAVRAGVASIEHGSFLDQEGARLMRQRGTYLVPTLSAGETVLRAADSGVLTGQRAEKARAAGTAMRNTTRMAARMGVPIALGTDAGVGAHGANGHEFTLMVEWSGLTPMQSIQAGTLSAARLLGVDREVGTLAAGKMADVVAVPGDPTRDIRAMERPVFVMRGGVVHKQP, from the coding sequence GTGATCCGCGCAACGCTCGCCCTGTCGCTCGCCGCGGCCGTCGCCGCACCCCTCGCCGCGCAGCAGCCGCGGGCCACCAACTACCCGGTGCGCGGCACCGGCACCGTGGTGCTGCACGCCGCGCGGCTGATCGACGGCACCGGCGCCGCGCCCATCTCCAACGCGGTGGTGGTGGTGACGAACGACCGCATCCTCGCCGCCGGGCGGCGCGGGAGCGTGCCCGAGCCCGCGGGCGCGCGCGTGGTGGAGCTGGGCGACGCGACCCTCCTCCCCGGCTTCATCGACGCGCACGTCCACATCATGGGCCGCACGCTGGGCGACCCCGCGGGTGACGACGCGGCCGTGCGCGACTTCCCCGCCACCGCGGCCATCCTGGGCGTGGAGAACGCGCGGCGGACGCTGATGGCCGGCTTCACCACCGTCCGCAACGCCGGCTCGGACGACTTCGCGGACGTGGCGCTGCGCAACGCCATCAACCAGGGGGTCGTCGTGGGGCCGCGCATCCTGGCCAGCGGCCACGCCATCGGCATCACGGGCGGGCATTGCGACGAGAACGGCTTCCGGCCCGGGCTGCTGGAGAGCGACTACCGCCACGGCGTCGCCAACACGCCGGACGAGGTGGCCGCGGCCGAGCGCTACCAGGCCAAGTACGGCGCGGACGTCATCAAGATCTGCGCGACGGGTGGCGTCCTGTCGGAAGGCGACGCGGTGGGCGTGCAGCAGCTCTCCGACGCGGAGCTGCGGGCCGCCGTGGAGGAGGCGCGGCTGCTGGAGCGCAAGGTGATGGCGCACGCCCACGGCGCCGATGGGATCCGGGCCGCCGTGCGCGCGGGGGTCGCATCCATCGAGCACGGCTCCTTTCTGGACCAGGAGGGAGCGCGGCTGATGAGGCAGCGCGGCACCTACCTGGTCCCCACCCTGAGCGCGGGCGAGACGGTGCTGCGCGCGGCCGACAGCGGCGTCCTCACCGGCCAGCGGGCGGAGAAGGCGCGCGCCGCCGGCACCGCCATGCGCAACACCACCCGCATGGCCGCGCGGATGGGCGTGCCGATCGCCCTCGGCACGGATGCGGGGGTGGGTGCGCACGGCGCCAACGGCCACGAGTTCACGCTGATGGTCGAGTGGAGCGGCCTCACGCCGATGCAGTCGATCCAGGCCGGCACCCTGAGCGCCGCGCGCCTGCTGGGCGTGGACCGCGAGGTCGGCACGCTCGCCGCCGGCAAGATGGCGGACGTCGTGGCCGTCCCCGGCGATCCCACGCGCGACATCCGGGCGATGGAGCGGCCGGTGTTCGTGATGCGGGGCGGGGTGGTGCACAAGCAGCCGTAG
- a CDS encoding cold-shock protein, with amino-acid sequence MRTSGTVKWFNDSKGFGFITPDNGDKDCFVHHSAIQAQGFRTLAEGQKVEFDVVQGQKGPAAENVTPV; translated from the coding sequence ATGCGTACCAGCGGAACCGTGAAGTGGTTCAACGACAGCAAGGGCTTTGGCTTCATCACGCCGGACAATGGCGACAAGGACTGCTTCGTGCACCACTCCGCCATCCAGGCCCAGGGTTTCCGGACCCTCGCCGAGGGGCAGAAGGTCGAGTTCGACGTCGTCCAGGGCCAGAAGGGCCCCGCGGCTGAGAACGTCACCCCGGTCTGA
- the ettA gene encoding energy-dependent translational throttle protein EttA has translation MSLDTSKFIYVMKDLRKVVPPSREILKGIWLSFYPGAKIGVVGSNGSGKSTLLRIMAGVDKDFIGEAWAAAGTRIGYLAQEPQLDASLDVRGNVEEAVRHQRDVLRRYEEVNNSFGDENADMDALIEEQARLQDQIDAGNLWELDRKIEIAMDALRLPPGEAEVTNLSGGERRRVALCKVLLEEPDMLLLDEPTNHLDAESVAWLEHHLSEFKGTIVAITHDRYFLDNVAEWILELDRGEGIPWKGNYTSWLEQKQERLAKEEKHASARQRTLQHELEWVRMAPRARQAKSKARITAYEELLNADQRERTSTAEIIIPAGPRLGEEVVVADHLTKAFGDKLLIDNLEFRLPRGGIVGVIGPNGAGKTTLFRMITGGEQPDAGALKVGSTVQLAYVDQSRDTLNADKSVYDEISGGQETLELGKVKVNARAYCSWFNFKGSDQQKKVGTLSGGERNRVHLAKVLKSGGNLILLDEPTNDLDVDTLRALEEALLDFAGCAVVISHDRWFLDRIATHILAFEGESNVVWFEGNYREYELDKKRRLGADADIPHRIRYRKLVRA, from the coding sequence ATGAGTCTGGATACGAGCAAGTTCATCTACGTCATGAAGGACCTCCGCAAGGTGGTCCCGCCCAGCCGCGAGATCCTCAAGGGGATCTGGCTCTCCTTCTATCCGGGCGCCAAGATCGGCGTCGTGGGCTCCAACGGCAGCGGCAAGAGCACGCTGCTGCGCATCATGGCCGGCGTCGACAAGGACTTCATCGGCGAGGCGTGGGCCGCCGCCGGCACTCGCATCGGCTACCTGGCGCAGGAGCCGCAGCTCGATGCGTCGCTGGACGTGCGCGGCAACGTGGAAGAGGCCGTCCGCCACCAGCGCGACGTCCTCCGCCGCTACGAGGAAGTCAACAACTCGTTCGGCGACGAGAACGCGGACATGGACGCGCTCATCGAGGAGCAGGCGCGGCTTCAGGACCAGATCGACGCCGGCAACCTGTGGGAGCTCGACCGCAAGATCGAGATCGCCATGGACGCCCTCCGCCTTCCCCCGGGCGAGGCGGAAGTCACCAACCTTTCCGGCGGCGAGCGGCGCCGCGTGGCGCTCTGCAAGGTGCTCCTCGAAGAGCCGGACATGCTCCTCCTCGACGAGCCCACCAACCACCTGGACGCCGAGTCGGTGGCGTGGCTGGAGCACCACCTCTCCGAGTTCAAGGGGACGATCGTGGCCATCACCCACGACCGCTACTTCCTGGACAACGTGGCCGAGTGGATCCTGGAGCTGGACCGCGGCGAGGGGATTCCGTGGAAGGGCAACTACACCTCGTGGCTGGAGCAGAAGCAGGAGCGGCTGGCCAAGGAGGAGAAGCACGCCTCCGCCCGCCAGCGCACCCTTCAGCACGAGCTGGAGTGGGTGCGGATGGCGCCGCGAGCGCGCCAGGCCAAGAGCAAGGCCCGCATCACCGCCTACGAAGAGCTGCTGAACGCCGACCAGCGCGAGCGCACCTCCACCGCCGAGATCATCATCCCCGCCGGCCCGCGCCTCGGTGAAGAGGTCGTCGTGGCCGACCACCTCACGAAGGCGTTCGGCGACAAGCTGCTGATCGACAACCTGGAGTTCCGCCTTCCGCGCGGCGGCATCGTGGGCGTGATCGGCCCCAACGGTGCCGGCAAGACGACGCTCTTCCGCATGATCACCGGCGGCGAGCAGCCGGACGCGGGCGCGCTCAAGGTGGGCTCCACCGTGCAGCTGGCCTACGTGGACCAGAGCCGCGACACCCTGAACGCGGACAAGTCCGTCTACGACGAGATCTCAGGCGGCCAGGAGACGCTGGAGCTCGGCAAGGTGAAGGTGAACGCGCGCGCCTACTGCTCGTGGTTCAACTTCAAGGGATCGGACCAGCAGAAGAAGGTGGGCACCCTGTCCGGCGGCGAGCGCAACCGGGTGCACCTGGCCAAGGTGCTCAAGTCCGGCGGCAACCTGATCCTCCTGGACGAGCCCACCAACGACCTGGACGTCGACACCCTGCGCGCGCTGGAAGAGGCGCTGCTGGACTTCGCCGGCTGCGCCGTCGTGATCTCCCACGACCGGTGGTTCTTGGACCGCATCGCCACGCACATCCTCGCCTTTGAGGGCGAGAGCAACGTGGTGTGGTTCGAGGGCAATTACCGCGAATACGAACTCGACAAGAAGCGCCGCCTCGGCGCCGACGCCGACATCCCGCACCGCATCCGCTACCGCAAGCTGGTGCGGGCCTGA